The Grus americana isolate bGruAme1 chromosome 8, bGruAme1.mat, whole genome shotgun sequence genome includes a region encoding these proteins:
- the LOC129209487 gene encoding protein zyg-11 homolog B isoform X4, which yields MGGRQNCCFLEEASPYSLLDICLNFLTANLEKFCTERQDGTLCLQEPGMFPQEVADRLLQTMAFHGLLNDGTVGVFRGNQMRLKRACIRKAKISAVAFRKAFCHHKLVELDATGVNADITITDIISGLGSNKWIQQNLQCLVLNSLTLSLEDPYERCFSQLSGLRALSITNVLFYNEDLADVASLPRLESLDISNTSVTDITALLTCKDRLKSLTMHHLKCLKMTTTQILDVIRELKYLNHLDISDDKQFTSDIALRLLEQKDILPNLVSLDISGRKHVTDKAVEAFIQQRPTMQFVGLLATDAGYSEFLTGEGNLKVSGEANETQISEALKRYSERAFFVREALFHLFSLTHVMEKTKPEILKLVVIGMRNHPLNLPVQLAASACVFNLTKQDLAAGMPVRLLANVTHLLLKAMEHFPNHQQLQKNCLLSLCSDRILQDVPFNRFEAAKLVMQWLCNHEDQNMQRMAVAIISILAAKLSTEQTAQLGAELFIVRQLLQIVKQKTNQNLVDTTLKFTLSALWNLTDESPTTCRHFIENQGLELFMRVLESFPSESSIQQKVLGLLNNIAEVKELHSELMWKDFIDHISKLLHSVEVEVSYFAAGIIAHLISRGEQAWTLSRSQRTSLLEQLHSAILNWPTPECEMVAYRSFNPFFPLLGCFMTPGVQLWAVWAMQHVCSKNPARYCSMLIEEGGLQHLYNIKENVQTDPHVQRIAIAILDSLEKHIMRHGRPPPCRKQPQNKPN from the exons ATGGGAGGCAGacaaaattgctgttttctg GAGGAAGCTTCTCCTTATTCTTTACTTGATATCTGTTTGAATTTTCTGACTGCCAACCTAGAGAAGTTTTGCACAGAAAGGCAAGATGGAACGCTATGCTTGCAGGAGCCAGGGATGTTCCCTCAAGAAGTGGCTGATCGATTGCTGCAGACGATGGCATTTCATG GGCTTCTGAACGATGGAACCGTGGGCGTCTTCCGAGGCAACCAGATGCGTTTGAAACGAGCTTGTATCCGGAAAGCGAAAATCTCTGCTGTGGCTTTCCGGAAAGCATTCTGCCATCACAAGCTAGTAGAACTTGATGCTACTGGGGTGAACGCAGATATAACAATCACAGACATTATAAGTGGACTTGGCAGCAATAAATGGATCCAACAAAATCTGCAATGCCTTGTGCTGAACTCACTAACTCTTTCTTTGGAAGATCCATATGAGAGGTGCTTTAGTCAGTTGTCTGGCCTTCGTGCATTGAGTATTACCAATGTTCTGTTCTACAACGAGGACTTGGCAGATGTTGCTTCACTTCCTAGATTAGAAAGCCTGGATATATCGAACACCTCTGTCACTGACATAACAGCACTCCTCACCTGCAAAGACCGACTCAAGTCTTTGACCATGCACCACCTGAAATGCTTGAAAATGACCACAACCCAGATTCTGGATGTAATAAGAGAACTAAAATACCTGAATCACCTTGATATTTCAGATGACAAACAGTTCACATCAGACATAGCACTTCGTTTACTGGAACAGAAAGATATCTTGCCTAACCTTGTGTCTTTGgacatttctggaagaaaacatgTTACAGATAAAGCTGTAGAAGCGTTTATTCAGCAACGGCCAACAATGCAGTTTGTAGGACTGCTAGCTACTGATGCCGGCTACTCAGAATTCCTAACAGGAGAAGGAAACCTAAAG GTGTCAGGAGAAGCAAATGAAACTCAGATTTCTGAAGCACTGAAGCGTTACAGTGAACGGGCCTTCTTTGTGAGAGAAGCACTCTTCCATTTATTCAGCCTGACGCatgtaatggaaaaaacaaagcctgaaattttaaag CTTGTGGTTATTGGAATGAGAAATCACCCCCTGAACTTGCCTGTGCAGTTGGCAGCGAGTGCGTGTGTCTTTAACCTAACCAAGCAAGATTTAGCAGCAGGCATGCCTGTGCGGCTTCTGGCCAATGTCACTCACTTGCTCCTGAAGGCCATGGAACACTTCCCAAATCATCAACAG CTGCAAAAGAATTGCCTTCTTTCACTATGCAGTGACAGAATCCTTCAGGATGTCCCATTTAACAG gTTTGAAGCAGCCAAACTCGTTATGCAGTGGCTGTGTAATCATGAAGATCAAAACATGCAAAGGATGGCTGTAGCCATAATTTCCATTCTTGCTGCAAAG cTTTCAACAGAGCAAACAGCTCAACTTGGTGCAGAGCTCTTCATTGTTAGG caactTCTACAAATAGTTAAACAGAAAACGAATCAGAATCTTGTAGATACTACCCTCAAGTTCACACTGAGTGCACTTTGGAACCTCACTGATGAATCTCCAACAACGTGTCGGCACTTCATTGAAAATCAAGGGCTAGAACTTTTCATGAGAGTCTTAGAG tCTTTTCCATCTGAATCATCCATCCAACAGAAAGTTCTTGGACTTCTG aATAATATAGCTGAAGTTAAAGAACTCCATTCTGAATTAATGTGGAAGGACTTTATAGACCACATCAGTAAATTATTGCACAGTGTGGAGGTGGAAGTTAGCTACTTTGCAGCAGGGATTATTGCTCATTTGATATCTCGAGGAGAGCAGGCCTGGACATTAAGTCGCAGCCAGAGGACATCTCTCCTTGAACAGCTG CATTCTGCCATTTTGAATTGGCCAACCCCAGAATGTGAGATGGTGGCTTACAG gtctTTCAATCCGTTTTTTCCTCTACTTGGCTGTTTCATGACACCTGGTGTCCAGTTATGGGCAGTGTGGGCCATGCAGCACGTCTGCAGCAAAAATC CTGCCAGATACTGCAGCATGTTAATTGAAGAAGGTGGTTTACAGCACTTATACAACATCAAGGAAAACGTTCAGACTGATCCACATGTCCAAAGGATTGCTATTGCCATCCTAGATAGTTTGGAAAAACACATTATGCGTCATGGGAGACCACCGCCGTGTagaaaacagccacaaaataaaccaaactga
- the LOC129209487 gene encoding protein zyg-11 homolog B isoform X1, whose translation MRKEDSSDHKSGWNERKKEEASPYSLLDICLNFLTANLEKFCTERQDGTLCLQEPGMFPQEVADRLLQTMAFHGLLNDGTVGVFRGNQMRLKRACIRKAKISAVAFRKAFCHHKLVELDATGVNADITITDIISGLGSNKWIQQNLQCLVLNSLTLSLEDPYERCFSQLSGLRALSITNVLFYNEDLADVASLPRLESLDISNTSVTDITALLTCKDRLKSLTMHHLKCLKMTTTQILDVIRELKYLNHLDISDDKQFTSDIALRLLEQKDILPNLVSLDISGRKHVTDKAVEAFIQQRPTMQFVGLLATDAGYSEFLTGEGNLKVSGEANETQISEALKRYSERAFFVREALFHLFSLTHVMEKTKPEILKLVVIGMRNHPLNLPVQLAASACVFNLTKQDLAAGMPVRLLANVTHLLLKAMEHFPNHQQLQKNCLLSLCSDRILQDVPFNRFEAAKLVMQWLCNHEDQNMQRMAVAIISILAAKLSTEQTAQLGAELFIVRQLLQIVKQKTNQNLVDTTLKFTLSALWNLTDESPTTCRHFIENQGLELFMRVLESFPSESSIQQKVLGLLNNIAEVKELHSELMWKDFIDHISKLLHSVEVEVSYFAAGIIAHLISRGEQAWTLSRSQRTSLLEQLHSAILNWPTPECEMVAYRSFNPFFPLLGCFMTPGVQLWAVWAMQHVCSKNPARYCSMLIEEGGLQHLYNIKENVQTDPHVQRIAIAILDSLEKHIMRHGRPPPCRKQPQNKPN comes from the exons ATGAGAAAGGAAGACAGTTCCGATCATAAATCTGGGTGGAATGAGAGAAAGAAG GAGGAAGCTTCTCCTTATTCTTTACTTGATATCTGTTTGAATTTTCTGACTGCCAACCTAGAGAAGTTTTGCACAGAAAGGCAAGATGGAACGCTATGCTTGCAGGAGCCAGGGATGTTCCCTCAAGAAGTGGCTGATCGATTGCTGCAGACGATGGCATTTCATG GGCTTCTGAACGATGGAACCGTGGGCGTCTTCCGAGGCAACCAGATGCGTTTGAAACGAGCTTGTATCCGGAAAGCGAAAATCTCTGCTGTGGCTTTCCGGAAAGCATTCTGCCATCACAAGCTAGTAGAACTTGATGCTACTGGGGTGAACGCAGATATAACAATCACAGACATTATAAGTGGACTTGGCAGCAATAAATGGATCCAACAAAATCTGCAATGCCTTGTGCTGAACTCACTAACTCTTTCTTTGGAAGATCCATATGAGAGGTGCTTTAGTCAGTTGTCTGGCCTTCGTGCATTGAGTATTACCAATGTTCTGTTCTACAACGAGGACTTGGCAGATGTTGCTTCACTTCCTAGATTAGAAAGCCTGGATATATCGAACACCTCTGTCACTGACATAACAGCACTCCTCACCTGCAAAGACCGACTCAAGTCTTTGACCATGCACCACCTGAAATGCTTGAAAATGACCACAACCCAGATTCTGGATGTAATAAGAGAACTAAAATACCTGAATCACCTTGATATTTCAGATGACAAACAGTTCACATCAGACATAGCACTTCGTTTACTGGAACAGAAAGATATCTTGCCTAACCTTGTGTCTTTGgacatttctggaagaaaacatgTTACAGATAAAGCTGTAGAAGCGTTTATTCAGCAACGGCCAACAATGCAGTTTGTAGGACTGCTAGCTACTGATGCCGGCTACTCAGAATTCCTAACAGGAGAAGGAAACCTAAAG GTGTCAGGAGAAGCAAATGAAACTCAGATTTCTGAAGCACTGAAGCGTTACAGTGAACGGGCCTTCTTTGTGAGAGAAGCACTCTTCCATTTATTCAGCCTGACGCatgtaatggaaaaaacaaagcctgaaattttaaag CTTGTGGTTATTGGAATGAGAAATCACCCCCTGAACTTGCCTGTGCAGTTGGCAGCGAGTGCGTGTGTCTTTAACCTAACCAAGCAAGATTTAGCAGCAGGCATGCCTGTGCGGCTTCTGGCCAATGTCACTCACTTGCTCCTGAAGGCCATGGAACACTTCCCAAATCATCAACAG CTGCAAAAGAATTGCCTTCTTTCACTATGCAGTGACAGAATCCTTCAGGATGTCCCATTTAACAG gTTTGAAGCAGCCAAACTCGTTATGCAGTGGCTGTGTAATCATGAAGATCAAAACATGCAAAGGATGGCTGTAGCCATAATTTCCATTCTTGCTGCAAAG cTTTCAACAGAGCAAACAGCTCAACTTGGTGCAGAGCTCTTCATTGTTAGG caactTCTACAAATAGTTAAACAGAAAACGAATCAGAATCTTGTAGATACTACCCTCAAGTTCACACTGAGTGCACTTTGGAACCTCACTGATGAATCTCCAACAACGTGTCGGCACTTCATTGAAAATCAAGGGCTAGAACTTTTCATGAGAGTCTTAGAG tCTTTTCCATCTGAATCATCCATCCAACAGAAAGTTCTTGGACTTCTG aATAATATAGCTGAAGTTAAAGAACTCCATTCTGAATTAATGTGGAAGGACTTTATAGACCACATCAGTAAATTATTGCACAGTGTGGAGGTGGAAGTTAGCTACTTTGCAGCAGGGATTATTGCTCATTTGATATCTCGAGGAGAGCAGGCCTGGACATTAAGTCGCAGCCAGAGGACATCTCTCCTTGAACAGCTG CATTCTGCCATTTTGAATTGGCCAACCCCAGAATGTGAGATGGTGGCTTACAG gtctTTCAATCCGTTTTTTCCTCTACTTGGCTGTTTCATGACACCTGGTGTCCAGTTATGGGCAGTGTGGGCCATGCAGCACGTCTGCAGCAAAAATC CTGCCAGATACTGCAGCATGTTAATTGAAGAAGGTGGTTTACAGCACTTATACAACATCAAGGAAAACGTTCAGACTGATCCACATGTCCAAAGGATTGCTATTGCCATCCTAGATAGTTTGGAAAAACACATTATGCGTCATGGGAGACCACCGCCGTGTagaaaacagccacaaaataaaccaaactga
- the LOC129209489 gene encoding cytochrome c oxidase assembly factor 7A isoform X2, with translation MAGLVNFEDEEEVKGYLENLHVEYSYQCFKEKDPDGGLDSDLKAAYNSFMKSCEKGGKKSINACHNVGLLAHDGRVNDDKPDPVVARDYYTKACDGNYAPSCFNLSVIYLQGAPGVPKDMNRALKYSLKGCELGHIWACANASRMYKLGDGIEKNDVKAEDLKNRAKQLHKEQKEAASSLTFGE, from the exons ATGGCCGGGCTCGTCAACTtcgaggatgaggaggaggtgaagGGTTACTTGGAGAATCTGCACGTCGAGTACAGCTATCAGTGTTTCAAGGAGAAGGACCCGGACG GTGGACTCGACTCAGATTTGAAAGCTGCCTACAACTCTTTTATGAAGTCATGTGAGAAAGGTGGGAAGAAGTCGATAAATGCGTGTCATAATGTTGGGCTGTTGGCCCATGATGGGAGAGTAAACGATGATAAACCTGACCCCGTTGTCGCTAGAGACTATTACACAAAAGCCTGTGATGGCAATTATGCTCCTAGCTGCTTCAACCTCAGTGTAATATACCTGCAGGGAGCACCTGGGGTCCCTAAGGACATGAACCGTGCTTTGAAGTACTCGCTGAAAGGGTGTGAGCTGGGTCATATATGGGCTTGTGCCAATGCCAGTCGAATGTACAAACTGGGAGATGGCATTGAGAAGAATGATGTTAAGGCAGAGGATTTGAAAAACAGGGCAAAACAGTTGcataaagaacagaaagaagccGCAAGTTCTTTAACATTTGGGGAATAA
- the LOC129209487 gene encoding protein zyg-11 homolog B isoform X3, with protein sequence MFPQEVADRLLQTMAFHGLLNDGTVGVFRGNQMRLKRACIRKAKISAVAFRKAFCHHKLVELDATGVNADITITDIISGLGSNKWIQQNLQCLVLNSLTLSLEDPYERCFSQLSGLRALSITNVLFYNEDLADVASLPRLESLDISNTSVTDITALLTCKDRLKSLTMHHLKCLKMTTTQILDVIRELKYLNHLDISDDKQFTSDIALRLLEQKDILPNLVSLDISGRKHVTDKAVEAFIQQRPTMQFVGLLATDAGYSEFLTGEGNLKVSGEANETQISEALKRYSERAFFVREALFHLFSLTHVMEKTKPEILKLVVIGMRNHPLNLPVQLAASACVFNLTKQDLAAGMPVRLLANVTHLLLKAMEHFPNHQQLQKNCLLSLCSDRILQDVPFNRFEAAKLVMQWLCNHEDQNMQRMAVAIISILAAKLSTEQTAQLGAELFIVRQLLQIVKQKTNQNLVDTTLKFTLSALWNLTDESPTTCRHFIENQGLELFMRVLESFPSESSIQQKVLGLLNNIAEVKELHSELMWKDFIDHISKLLHSVEVEVSYFAAGIIAHLISRGEQAWTLSRSQRTSLLEQLHSAILNWPTPECEMVAYRSFNPFFPLLGCFMTPGVQLWAVWAMQHVCSKNPARYCSMLIEEGGLQHLYNIKENVQTDPHVQRIAIAILDSLEKHIMRHGRPPPCRKQPQNKPN encoded by the exons ATGTTCCCTCAAGAAGTGGCTGATCGATTGCTGCAGACGATGGCATTTCATG GGCTTCTGAACGATGGAACCGTGGGCGTCTTCCGAGGCAACCAGATGCGTTTGAAACGAGCTTGTATCCGGAAAGCGAAAATCTCTGCTGTGGCTTTCCGGAAAGCATTCTGCCATCACAAGCTAGTAGAACTTGATGCTACTGGGGTGAACGCAGATATAACAATCACAGACATTATAAGTGGACTTGGCAGCAATAAATGGATCCAACAAAATCTGCAATGCCTTGTGCTGAACTCACTAACTCTTTCTTTGGAAGATCCATATGAGAGGTGCTTTAGTCAGTTGTCTGGCCTTCGTGCATTGAGTATTACCAATGTTCTGTTCTACAACGAGGACTTGGCAGATGTTGCTTCACTTCCTAGATTAGAAAGCCTGGATATATCGAACACCTCTGTCACTGACATAACAGCACTCCTCACCTGCAAAGACCGACTCAAGTCTTTGACCATGCACCACCTGAAATGCTTGAAAATGACCACAACCCAGATTCTGGATGTAATAAGAGAACTAAAATACCTGAATCACCTTGATATTTCAGATGACAAACAGTTCACATCAGACATAGCACTTCGTTTACTGGAACAGAAAGATATCTTGCCTAACCTTGTGTCTTTGgacatttctggaagaaaacatgTTACAGATAAAGCTGTAGAAGCGTTTATTCAGCAACGGCCAACAATGCAGTTTGTAGGACTGCTAGCTACTGATGCCGGCTACTCAGAATTCCTAACAGGAGAAGGAAACCTAAAG GTGTCAGGAGAAGCAAATGAAACTCAGATTTCTGAAGCACTGAAGCGTTACAGTGAACGGGCCTTCTTTGTGAGAGAAGCACTCTTCCATTTATTCAGCCTGACGCatgtaatggaaaaaacaaagcctgaaattttaaag CTTGTGGTTATTGGAATGAGAAATCACCCCCTGAACTTGCCTGTGCAGTTGGCAGCGAGTGCGTGTGTCTTTAACCTAACCAAGCAAGATTTAGCAGCAGGCATGCCTGTGCGGCTTCTGGCCAATGTCACTCACTTGCTCCTGAAGGCCATGGAACACTTCCCAAATCATCAACAG CTGCAAAAGAATTGCCTTCTTTCACTATGCAGTGACAGAATCCTTCAGGATGTCCCATTTAACAG gTTTGAAGCAGCCAAACTCGTTATGCAGTGGCTGTGTAATCATGAAGATCAAAACATGCAAAGGATGGCTGTAGCCATAATTTCCATTCTTGCTGCAAAG cTTTCAACAGAGCAAACAGCTCAACTTGGTGCAGAGCTCTTCATTGTTAGG caactTCTACAAATAGTTAAACAGAAAACGAATCAGAATCTTGTAGATACTACCCTCAAGTTCACACTGAGTGCACTTTGGAACCTCACTGATGAATCTCCAACAACGTGTCGGCACTTCATTGAAAATCAAGGGCTAGAACTTTTCATGAGAGTCTTAGAG tCTTTTCCATCTGAATCATCCATCCAACAGAAAGTTCTTGGACTTCTG aATAATATAGCTGAAGTTAAAGAACTCCATTCTGAATTAATGTGGAAGGACTTTATAGACCACATCAGTAAATTATTGCACAGTGTGGAGGTGGAAGTTAGCTACTTTGCAGCAGGGATTATTGCTCATTTGATATCTCGAGGAGAGCAGGCCTGGACATTAAGTCGCAGCCAGAGGACATCTCTCCTTGAACAGCTG CATTCTGCCATTTTGAATTGGCCAACCCCAGAATGTGAGATGGTGGCTTACAG gtctTTCAATCCGTTTTTTCCTCTACTTGGCTGTTTCATGACACCTGGTGTCCAGTTATGGGCAGTGTGGGCCATGCAGCACGTCTGCAGCAAAAATC CTGCCAGATACTGCAGCATGTTAATTGAAGAAGGTGGTTTACAGCACTTATACAACATCAAGGAAAACGTTCAGACTGATCCACATGTCCAAAGGATTGCTATTGCCATCCTAGATAGTTTGGAAAAACACATTATGCGTCATGGGAGACCACCGCCGTGTagaaaacagccacaaaataaaccaaactga
- the LOC129209487 gene encoding protein zyg-11 homolog B isoform X2 codes for MEEASPYSLLDICLNFLTANLEKFCTERQDGTLCLQEPGMFPQEVADRLLQTMAFHGLLNDGTVGVFRGNQMRLKRACIRKAKISAVAFRKAFCHHKLVELDATGVNADITITDIISGLGSNKWIQQNLQCLVLNSLTLSLEDPYERCFSQLSGLRALSITNVLFYNEDLADVASLPRLESLDISNTSVTDITALLTCKDRLKSLTMHHLKCLKMTTTQILDVIRELKYLNHLDISDDKQFTSDIALRLLEQKDILPNLVSLDISGRKHVTDKAVEAFIQQRPTMQFVGLLATDAGYSEFLTGEGNLKVSGEANETQISEALKRYSERAFFVREALFHLFSLTHVMEKTKPEILKLVVIGMRNHPLNLPVQLAASACVFNLTKQDLAAGMPVRLLANVTHLLLKAMEHFPNHQQLQKNCLLSLCSDRILQDVPFNRFEAAKLVMQWLCNHEDQNMQRMAVAIISILAAKLSTEQTAQLGAELFIVRQLLQIVKQKTNQNLVDTTLKFTLSALWNLTDESPTTCRHFIENQGLELFMRVLESFPSESSIQQKVLGLLNNIAEVKELHSELMWKDFIDHISKLLHSVEVEVSYFAAGIIAHLISRGEQAWTLSRSQRTSLLEQLHSAILNWPTPECEMVAYRSFNPFFPLLGCFMTPGVQLWAVWAMQHVCSKNPARYCSMLIEEGGLQHLYNIKENVQTDPHVQRIAIAILDSLEKHIMRHGRPPPCRKQPQNKPN; via the exons ATG GAGGAAGCTTCTCCTTATTCTTTACTTGATATCTGTTTGAATTTTCTGACTGCCAACCTAGAGAAGTTTTGCACAGAAAGGCAAGATGGAACGCTATGCTTGCAGGAGCCAGGGATGTTCCCTCAAGAAGTGGCTGATCGATTGCTGCAGACGATGGCATTTCATG GGCTTCTGAACGATGGAACCGTGGGCGTCTTCCGAGGCAACCAGATGCGTTTGAAACGAGCTTGTATCCGGAAAGCGAAAATCTCTGCTGTGGCTTTCCGGAAAGCATTCTGCCATCACAAGCTAGTAGAACTTGATGCTACTGGGGTGAACGCAGATATAACAATCACAGACATTATAAGTGGACTTGGCAGCAATAAATGGATCCAACAAAATCTGCAATGCCTTGTGCTGAACTCACTAACTCTTTCTTTGGAAGATCCATATGAGAGGTGCTTTAGTCAGTTGTCTGGCCTTCGTGCATTGAGTATTACCAATGTTCTGTTCTACAACGAGGACTTGGCAGATGTTGCTTCACTTCCTAGATTAGAAAGCCTGGATATATCGAACACCTCTGTCACTGACATAACAGCACTCCTCACCTGCAAAGACCGACTCAAGTCTTTGACCATGCACCACCTGAAATGCTTGAAAATGACCACAACCCAGATTCTGGATGTAATAAGAGAACTAAAATACCTGAATCACCTTGATATTTCAGATGACAAACAGTTCACATCAGACATAGCACTTCGTTTACTGGAACAGAAAGATATCTTGCCTAACCTTGTGTCTTTGgacatttctggaagaaaacatgTTACAGATAAAGCTGTAGAAGCGTTTATTCAGCAACGGCCAACAATGCAGTTTGTAGGACTGCTAGCTACTGATGCCGGCTACTCAGAATTCCTAACAGGAGAAGGAAACCTAAAG GTGTCAGGAGAAGCAAATGAAACTCAGATTTCTGAAGCACTGAAGCGTTACAGTGAACGGGCCTTCTTTGTGAGAGAAGCACTCTTCCATTTATTCAGCCTGACGCatgtaatggaaaaaacaaagcctgaaattttaaag CTTGTGGTTATTGGAATGAGAAATCACCCCCTGAACTTGCCTGTGCAGTTGGCAGCGAGTGCGTGTGTCTTTAACCTAACCAAGCAAGATTTAGCAGCAGGCATGCCTGTGCGGCTTCTGGCCAATGTCACTCACTTGCTCCTGAAGGCCATGGAACACTTCCCAAATCATCAACAG CTGCAAAAGAATTGCCTTCTTTCACTATGCAGTGACAGAATCCTTCAGGATGTCCCATTTAACAG gTTTGAAGCAGCCAAACTCGTTATGCAGTGGCTGTGTAATCATGAAGATCAAAACATGCAAAGGATGGCTGTAGCCATAATTTCCATTCTTGCTGCAAAG cTTTCAACAGAGCAAACAGCTCAACTTGGTGCAGAGCTCTTCATTGTTAGG caactTCTACAAATAGTTAAACAGAAAACGAATCAGAATCTTGTAGATACTACCCTCAAGTTCACACTGAGTGCACTTTGGAACCTCACTGATGAATCTCCAACAACGTGTCGGCACTTCATTGAAAATCAAGGGCTAGAACTTTTCATGAGAGTCTTAGAG tCTTTTCCATCTGAATCATCCATCCAACAGAAAGTTCTTGGACTTCTG aATAATATAGCTGAAGTTAAAGAACTCCATTCTGAATTAATGTGGAAGGACTTTATAGACCACATCAGTAAATTATTGCACAGTGTGGAGGTGGAAGTTAGCTACTTTGCAGCAGGGATTATTGCTCATTTGATATCTCGAGGAGAGCAGGCCTGGACATTAAGTCGCAGCCAGAGGACATCTCTCCTTGAACAGCTG CATTCTGCCATTTTGAATTGGCCAACCCCAGAATGTGAGATGGTGGCTTACAG gtctTTCAATCCGTTTTTTCCTCTACTTGGCTGTTTCATGACACCTGGTGTCCAGTTATGGGCAGTGTGGGCCATGCAGCACGTCTGCAGCAAAAATC CTGCCAGATACTGCAGCATGTTAATTGAAGAAGGTGGTTTACAGCACTTATACAACATCAAGGAAAACGTTCAGACTGATCCACATGTCCAAAGGATTGCTATTGCCATCCTAGATAGTTTGGAAAAACACATTATGCGTCATGGGAGACCACCGCCGTGTagaaaacagccacaaaataaaccaaactga
- the LOC129209489 gene encoding cytochrome c oxidase assembly factor 7 isoform X1 yields MAGLVNFEDEEEVKGYLENLHVEYSYQCFKEKDPDGCQRLADYLDAVRKDFVAAARVLRDNCEAHGHSESCYKLGAYQAIGKGGLDSDLKAAYNSFMKSCEKGGKKSINACHNVGLLAHDGRVNDDKPDPVVARDYYTKACDGNYAPSCFNLSVIYLQGAPGVPKDMNRALKYSLKGCELGHIWACANASRMYKLGDGIEKNDVKAEDLKNRAKQLHKEQKEAASSLTFGE; encoded by the exons ATGGCCGGGCTCGTCAACTtcgaggatgaggaggaggtgaagGGTTACTTGGAGAATCTGCACGTCGAGTACAGCTATCAGTGTTTCAAGGAGAAGGACCCGGACG GCTGCCAGCGCCTTGCCGACTACCTGGACGCCGTGAGGAAGGACTTCGTGGCGGCGGCGCGGGTGTTGCGCGACAACTGCGAGGCGCACGGGCACAGCGAGAGCTGCTACAAGCTGGGGGCCTACCAGGCCATCGGCAAAG GTGGACTCGACTCAGATTTGAAAGCTGCCTACAACTCTTTTATGAAGTCATGTGAGAAAGGTGGGAAGAAGTCGATAAATGCGTGTCATAATGTTGGGCTGTTGGCCCATGATGGGAGAGTAAACGATGATAAACCTGACCCCGTTGTCGCTAGAGACTATTACACAAAAGCCTGTGATGGCAATTATGCTCCTAGCTGCTTCAACCTCAGTGTAATATACCTGCAGGGAGCACCTGGGGTCCCTAAGGACATGAACCGTGCTTTGAAGTACTCGCTGAAAGGGTGTGAGCTGGGTCATATATGGGCTTGTGCCAATGCCAGTCGAATGTACAAACTGGGAGATGGCATTGAGAAGAATGATGTTAAGGCAGAGGATTTGAAAAACAGGGCAAAACAGTTGcataaagaacagaaagaagccGCAAGTTCTTTAACATTTGGGGAATAA